The Pelagicoccus sp. SDUM812003 DNA window GATCTCGACGAAGTCGCCCCGAGTATCACTTCTTCCGATACAGCCACCGCCATCGACGAGAACAGCGGCGCATCCCAAGTCATCTACACCGTCACTTCCGACGATTCCGCCGACGTCTCCGATGGCGTCACCTACAGCCTAAAGGCAGTGGACGACCACGCATCACTCTCCATCGACGCAAACACCGGCGCCGTCGCACTCACTGGCAACCCTGACCACGAGACCAAGCCGTCCTACAGCTTCACCGTCGTCGCCACCGACGCCGCAGGCAACGCCACCGAGCAGGCCGTCTCCCTGGCCATCAACGACCTCGACGAAATCGCCCCAAGTATCACCTCTTCGAATACGGCTACCGCAATCAACGAGAATAGCGGCGCCGCGCAAGTGATCTACACCGCCACCTCGGTCGACTCCGCGGACGTCTCCAACGGCGTCACCTACAGCCTAAAGGCAGTGGACGACCACGCCAGTCTCTCCATCGACGCAAACACCGGCGCCGTCACACTCACTGACGACCCAGACCACGAAGCAAAGTCCTCCTACAGCTTCACCGTCGTCGCCACCGACGCCGCAGGCAACGCCACCGAGCAAGCCGTCTCCCTGGCCATCAACGACCTCGACGAAATCGCCCCAAGTATCACCTCTTCCGATACAGCCACTGCCATCGACGAGAATAGCGGCGCCGCGCAAGTGATCTACACCGTCACCTCGGACGACTCCGCCGACGTCTCCAACGGCGTCACCTACAGCCTGAAGCCCGTAGACGACCACGCATCACTCTCCATCGACGCCAACTCCGGCGCCGTCGCACTCACTAACGACCCAGACCACGAAGCAAAGTCCTCCTACGCTTTCACCGTCGTCGCGACAGATGCCGCAGGCAACGCCACCGAGCAAGCCGTCTCCCTCTCCATCAACGACCTCGACGAAATCGCCCCAAGTATCACCTCTTCGAATACGGCAACCGCAATCAACGAGAATAGCGGCGCCGCGCAAGTGATCTACACCGTCACCTCGGACGACTCCGCCGACGTCTCCAACGGCGTCACCTACAGCCTAAAGCCCGTAGACGACCACGCCAGTCTCTCCATCGACGCAAACACAGGAGCCGTCACCCTCACCGCAGACCCCGACCACGAGACCAAGCCATCCTACAGCTTCACCGTCGTCGCCACAGACGTAGCAGGAAACAGCTCCGAACAGGCCGTAACGCTCTCCATCAACGATCTCGACGAAGTCGCCCC harbors:
- a CDS encoding cadherin repeat domain-containing protein, coding for DLDEVAPSITSSDTATAIDENSGASQVIYTVTSDDSADVSDGVTYSLKAVDDHASLSIDANTGAVALTGNPDHETKPSYSFTVVATDAAGNATEQAVSLAINDLDEIAPSITSSNTATAINENSGAAQVIYTATSVDSADVSNGVTYSLKAVDDHASLSIDANTGAVTLTDDPDHEAKSSYSFTVVATDAAGNATEQAVSLAINDLDEIAPSITSSDTATAIDENSGAAQVIYTVTSDDSADVSNGVTYSLKPVDDHASLSIDANSGAVALTNDPDHEAKSSYAFTVVATDAAGNATEQAVSLSINDLDEIAPSITSSNTATAINENSGAAQVIYTVTSDDSADVSNGVTYSLKPVDDHASLSIDANTGAVTLTADPDHETKPSYSFTVVATDVAGNSSEQAVTLSINDLDEVAP